Sequence from the Cucurbita pepo subsp. pepo cultivar mu-cu-16 chromosome LG02, ASM280686v2, whole genome shotgun sequence genome:
TCCATAATAGATTTTATAAATGAACTAACATGGACACAAGATGATCCAACGCCTCGATATAACttgatggatggatgttcgggatgTCTCGATCATGTGAGCGACATATGGGTTTGTTCTCGATGAGCATGATCGAGCGAGCTAAGTTAATCGATGACATCCCAGGACTTGGGATGACATTAAAACATGATGGCCATGTCAATTGGAAACCAAGATGAGAATTGAGACGTGACGTTGCAcgtgagagaccttggcctcaagcagaggcaaggtcgagtcGAATAACTTGAACTAGtatagaggcaagtcggttgGGTTGCAGAAGGTTGAACATGCACACGTAGGCACCAGCAAGCTTGAATTCCGCACAAGTTGTATTCGGTTGACGAAGAAAAATCTCACCTAATGTCCAATGAAGTCATGAAGAcaaacgaaaaataaataggaGGCTTggatttccctcaaggcttgtcatgagcgtgtcaagatcacgatgTTAGACGGTTGAGAATGTACAACCATAAAAAATGGCACGTTCTCTGTGGCCCCTCCATGTGTCGTTTTTTATGATTGCTATGATGTAAATTATGTTATGTAGTGTTATGACTTATGTAATGTCAAGACTACGTGATGATGTATTATGActtatgttatgctatgatatTGTGCACACCATGTTAGCATGTTTATTTTCTAGACGGTGAAATGTTGATATGTCAATAATGTATTCTTGAAAACGTTTATGAAAGAACGAATGCACAATCTAcatattatatgatttgaagctacagagacctcatgcatttttgtgtcatatgcatcgggatacttcctcGTCATGATTAGTATGGACGCGTATGTTACGACATTTATGTCTGCCATAatgttatgatacgatattCTGTACACCATAATACTATGTGGGCTCCTTTCCCTCTATGGCTCTGGCAGTACGAGTGTGAGCTAGCTGAAAGGCAGGCCCAGGGGTACGTATACATCCGCCTAGTGGGTCCATGTGTGCATACTTGGGTCGTGTGCAAAAAAATACTAAACATCTCATTTTAGCTCAAACTGAAAAGAAGAGTTTAAGGCCATGAAATAGggttttatgaaataatatgaaatagggttttatgaaatgttatatatctataattatttttttattaaaaatcttattttatatgGTTTTTGTTGTATAAAAGAGTTGATAGAGTTATTTAAGTCATTCTGTGCTTTCCTGTCCTTTGTATTtgcttttcttatttttttttctttatctgtATTTACTATGTGGGGTTTTGCTTTTCTCGTTTTTCTCTTTATCTATATTTACtcccttttaattttgttcacaaattttctttgccattttatttttaatctatttatttgtctactgatataaatttattgatctAATATTATGAATCTAATGTGATTTCCTagaattcatataaattattcGCATTTAGTTTCTGACTCAACTAAACAATTGTCATgatttaatgaatatttaacCATGATTGgctgtgatttctaaaaaaaataggacaaataaaattaagatttaatatatatcttacTGATCATATCTATCTCCACGTAAATCTTGTCTTGTGAATTGGGTAAAgccattctcattttttcctcaaattaattattattattattattatttatttattttttttttttttgtaaactGTAATTTTTTTCGACTGAggtgggttgaggagagataattgggGAAGGAATGAGAGGTTACTGCTAGAAGGGAGGAAGattgtttctctttcttttaatagcAAAACTGAGGAGACATAATCAATTGCAAAACGGCCCACTACTTCTCCGCAggaaacaaaggaaaagaaaaaggcaagtTTTGTATGTTTTAATATCTTTATAACCATCATTTTCAAGCTTCAAAGGAACACAATTGTTTTCCATATCTTTTTTGAGAGCTACTTCGACTTCACGAATGGCTCGACACGAGGGGAGCAGCGGAGTGGTTTCGATGAGCACGGTGGCTGTTGCAATGgcgttgctgctgctgcttggCTTCGAACATGGCGATGCTGCTACAACTTTTGTTGTTGGCGACTCGAACGGATGGAACCTGGGCGTGGAAGGATGGCCTAATAGGAAGGTGTTTAGAGCCGGTGACATATTAAGTGAGTTTTCAACTCTCCGTTTTGATAGTTGAATAGTAATGTTTTACTTGCGTAATCTTATCTGTTAAGAATAATGCTCTGATACTatattaagaatgaaaaacagaGGTGGGATCGAAAGTCGAAAATATTCTACTAACTAACCAAATCCTggagataaaataaattgtatcAAAACACTAAGCCAAGtagcagactcgttttaaagccttgaggggaaacccgaaagggtaagcccaaagaggatctgggtcgttacattacgtAAATCGCAAATCGCAATGAatacatacttttttttttctaggatTCAACTATAACCCGACAGTTCACAACGTGGTGGCAGTGGACGAGGGGGGTTATAGAAGCTGCATAGCTTCCAGAGGCGCCAAAGTGTTCAATTCAGGCAAGGATGAAATCACTCTCTCAAGAGGAAACAGCTTCTTCATATGCACCACCCCAGGCCACTGCCAAGCTGGGATGAAAATTACTATCAATTCCCTCTAGTTCTTGACCACCCGTATCGATGTAAATGTTCTAAGTAACGATGATTTGGAAACATtgtggaaataaaataattgataataattaaGTTGTTATATgtatcttattattattttttctctt
This genomic interval carries:
- the LOC111786004 gene encoding basic blue protein-like, whose amino-acid sequence is MARHEGSSGVVSMSTVAVAMALLLLLGFEHGDAATTFVVGDSNGWNLGVEGWPNRKVFRAGDILRFNYNPTVHNVVAVDEGGYRSCIASRGAKVFNSGKDEITLSRGNSFFICTTPGHCQAGMKITINSL